In Saccopteryx leptura isolate mSacLep1 chromosome 9, mSacLep1_pri_phased_curated, whole genome shotgun sequence, the genomic window AGCCAGCCAGTCCTATCTGCGGGGCCCAAGCCCTCGGCCACTGCACTACACTGCCCCCTCCGTGACAGCAGTGCCGCAGGGAGGGCGCTCAGGCCCCTCGGCCACTGCACTACACTGCCCCCTCCGTGACAGCAGTGCCGCAGGGAGGGCGCTCAGGCCCCTCGGCCACTGCACTACACTGCCCCCTCCGTGACAGCAGTGCCGCAGGGAGGGCGCTCAGGCCCCTCGGCCACTGCACTACACTGCCCCCTCCGTGACAGCAGTGCCGCAGGGAGGGCGCTGAGGCCCCTCGGCCACTGCACTACACTGCCCCCTCCGTGACAGCAGTGCCGCAGGGAGGGCGCTGAGGCCCCTCGGCCACTGCACTACACTGCCCCCTCCGTGACAGCAGTGCCGCAGGGAGGGCGCTCAGGCCCCTCGGCCACTGCACTACACTGCCCCCTCCGTGACAGCAGTGCCGCAGGGAGGGCGCTGAGGCCCTCGGCCCCACCAGCAGCTCCACTGCTcagcttccctcctctccccagaaCGACCTGTCGAGGGGCATGTGGCAGTTTAAGAGGGGCTGCAGCTCAGTGCCACCTGAAAAAGTCCTGGCACTTGAAAGAGCACATTGCAGGACCCTTAGGAGACCGAAGTCACTCAACAGCTTGCTCTTGGCACAGTGGGCCAGTCACTGTAAGGCTTTTTGTTCAAGGAAGAGCCCAAGAGGTAGCTAATCTTGCTGACCGGTGCTACAGGCTGCGGGCTAACAGACGGTAGGCTTTCCCTGGAAACCCCCACGTGCGCCCGCCTGAGCCGGGCAGCCCGAGCGCAGCGTCGGCAGGCCTGCACGGCGCACCGCTGACCTGATGGCGTAGGGGTCTTCGATCTTCGGCTGGTCGAACAGGCGGGCCGTGCACACCTTAACACTGTCAACCACCTTACTTTTGAACAGCTGAACATCTTTTTCATACCTGTTAAAAGTTCAAATCAAAAAGTTACCGACATAATCTACTTAGTTGCATTTTCAAATTTATCTTTGGTGGCAGAGCGAAAGGGGGACGCACAGGACAGCGGCCTCTGGGTTCAGGGGGCTGGCGGTGTCGATCTTGTAGAACACCCTCCTCGCGTACATGAGCACCTGCCAGATGTGGTTGTGGTTGCGCCTGGAGGGAACAGGGCCCCGTTACTGACTTGATGACGCCGCCGCCCCCTAGCTTACGTCACAACAGGAAGCTCTGCTTTACTAACCTCCACTTCGCGAAGGCTCTCTTCACGTCCAGTTCTCCCGAGGTGGGGTCCACTAGCGGGTGGAAGACGGGGAGGTCAAACACCAGGCGCTGCACGGAGAGAGACGAGGCTTCGCACGGGCGCGCTGGAGCTCGGGGCCCCAGAGAGACAGTGTGGGTGTGTCAGGGGGCAGCCGCTCGGGGCCCCGGAGAGACAGTGTGGGTGTGTCGGGGGGCAGCCGCTCGGGGCCCCGGAGAGACAGTGTGGGTGTGTCAGGGGGCAGCCACGCTGCACCCAGCCTGCTCCCCGGCCTCGAGCGTACAGCGAGGGACCCCTGGCGCCCCGAGCATGGCCCCCAGCCTCAGTGCCACCAGCAGAGCAGCAGGTGAGGCTCGCGGCAGAGCCGGGCACAGCAAAGGTGCAACAAAGACTCCAGTCTTTGTTTAGGCAACAGATCACAGAGGTGGGCAGTCAGGAAAATGAGGTCTTTCAAGggctccctgccctgctcacTGGGCAGCAGAGGAGGCCAGGCGGCTCCCACTTACCGGGCAGTCACCGTCTGGGTAGTTATCGGGGATGTAAACCGTGAACTTAAAGACACCGTCTTGGTACAGCCCGTGCCGTATGAATATCACTCCAAACCACACTGTAGGGACAGAACAGCTAGGGCCCACGTCCGGGTCTGAGCCACGCGTGCTGGAAACGCGGGACAAAAGGGGAGTGCCCTTACCTAGCGCAGAGTGGTAGGACGGCTGCACGTAGACGCCCGGCAGCTTCTGTTTCACGACCAGGGTGCTGAAACGGGGCAGAGGGGTGAGGCTGGGCCGGGCCTGCAGCCAGAGCACCCAGGCACGCCTTCTGAGAGGAGGGACAGTCCCCTGCGCCTTGCTGGCGCCCCGACCCTCCCAGCCCGTCCCCACAGTCTGGCTCTGACGGCCGCCTCTCCCTTGGCTCCCCCCAAAAGGGCCCAGGTCAAGAAATTAGCCCAAAGAATCAAGTTTTCCTCCCGGAAATCAACTTCCCCCAAAACATATTAGAAACCAAACTGACGTAACCTGATTTAAGTTCTGGACAGGAAACCTGAGGTAAACGAGACTATGGTGACATTATTGCTTTGGTGACTGTGGGCAGTAGACCCCACCCACATGTCCTGAACACAACTTTAGGTAACGAAGAcaaaaattccatggaatggcccTCCTGTAGGTGTCACTTGAAGTGTCACTAATCCCTGATGCAGAGGGCTATGTGCACGCAGACGGAGTGCAGCGTCCCTGGTGAGACGCTCGCACTGCACCCTGCGCCTGAAGTCAGCCCCCGGCACTGACATGTGCGCTGGGCTCCAGCGTCGGAAAGGGCAGGGCTGGGACAGGGACCAGGAGCATGACAGGGAGGGGCGCTGGCCCTCTGGGGCCTTGgcgccctcccacagccatgccgTGCTGCTCCTTGCCACTGAGCTAAACTAGGAGCCTAAGGAAGTCAGGCTGCGCCCGGACCGTGAAAAGAACAAGCTTCATCTAGGACCTTAAAACATGTTCACCTGCCAACCCTGCATTTTGAGTGGTAGCTTACTGGCGCTTAGTTGATGGTTTTTATTACAGATTTGCCATGTTATTCCATTCCACTCAAAGCACATCAGCGCAGCGTGGCTGGTGCATGTGTCTGGTAGAGTCGAGCTGGCCAGAAAGGCAGTTTTGTGTTCTAATTAGAAGACATAATGCTACAATAGAGGCCTGTCCAGCTCACTGCCCAGCCTCAAACACAAGACTCCATTATAAAGCCAACGGGACCACATTCAGCCACTTAGAGCAGGGCCTCGGACCGTCTGGCCATTACGTCagtgcagggagggagagagagggagagggtgctTCTAAATAACTGCACTTATGgagaaatcttaaaataattggAATTAAGACTTTTCCAAGCTTTTTGCTCCTGTAACAGATTATTAAGTCAGACACCGCTGGCTCAGGCACTGTGGGAGTGCTCCTCGCCCCCCACCCCAAACACGTGCAACACAGTCCAGCTTTGACTTCTGTGACCAGCAGCTTATTTCTTCCTAGAGCCCACAGCTTCATAATGTCCCTACCATTGCCAATTTGGCCTTCAGGGGGCCCATACAGAGTAAGCTAAACCCCCTTTCTAATGACAGGCCCTCACATGGAGGAAGTCATATACCTCCTACATTTTAAGTTTTCCAAGTCCCCAGTTCCAGTTCCTTCAATTACTGACTCCCAAGGTGATCGCCAGAATGGAGCACAAAGCCTCCAGCTGGGTCTGACCCAGGAAAGAACAGACTGCCACCCTCCCACTGTCCCATTCTCTCTGACAACCTCTTCAAGAGGTGAATTCCTCGCTACACAAATTAAGTTCCTGACCTACGACAGGTGCTTCATACATCTGACAGTCTCCTCCCTCTTGCTCTTCAAAACACACAGGAAATTAAATGACACATTTGCCTTTATATCTTATTTGCCCAAGCTCTGAATAATCATGACACTGATGAGAGAATGTTTGAACCTCCTTAGGCCTCGGTTAGGAAAGACTGTTCCCAGTACAAGCCTCCATCTTTCTGGAAACATTAGGGCTGAGAGTGGAAGGGCAGGAGTCAGAGCTTTAAGACTCAGTGGCTGCCACATACCGAGTCCCAGTCCATCAGAACAATTTCATTCTCTGCCTTCCAGAACCATGACAAATGTAAGCAGACAGTTTGTTAAGAACTTACAATTCCGCCAGAAGGGAGTACTCCAGGTAGAAGGGGCCGTAAGAAGCATGGGTGCCGTTAGTGGGCTGTGCCGTGGGCGCAGGAGACGTGGGCTTCGTTACGGGCAGAGCGTTTTTGGGAATAGAGGGCAGCTGTTTCTTTGGAGCAGAGCGTGGAGGACTGGCTTTCCCGTCCCCTGTTAATGTCTTCTCCTCTCCATCAGATCGCTATTCAAGGGGAAGAGGTGAGACATTTGTTAGGGTGATTCTGAAATGGCAAGAGTACATGAGCTGTCCTCTTGGTCCTTGACCTAAAAGCTGCAATGGCCCTTTCACGAGAGCATTCTAGCACCGTGAACATGGTGGCCTGAAAGGCCCTTGAGCGGCAGGCTGTCATGAAGAGCAGAGCAAAGCTGAGGCAAGACTGAAGCTTAGGAAACTCTCGTTAACTGCaccctagccctggctggttggctcagtggtagagtgtcggcctggtgtgtggaagtcccaggtttgattcccagtcagggcacacaggagcccacatctgcttctccatccctccccctctccttcctctctctctctctcttcccctcccgcagccgaggctccattagagcaaagttggtccgggcgctgaggatggctccatggcctccacctgaggcgctagaatggctccaactgcaagggagcaatgccccagatgggcagaacatcaccccctggtgggcatgccgggtggattccagttggtcgggcgcatgcaggagtctatctctgtctccctctccccattctcacttcagaaaaatacaagaaaaaaccccaaaactgcaCCCTAGAAAGACGACAAAGCCAACATTTACAGAGATTTAAGTAAAATGAAGAAATGGTCTCCCCTGGTGGCCCCCAAAAGAGAGCAAGAAGTTACTAAACATTTAGATAAGCGTACAAGACTAGAAAAGTCCCAGGCAGTTCAGTGCTGCAGGGCAGGTGCTAAGTGGCTCGAAATGGAGAGCTGACTGGAAGGAGTCACTAGCTGACACTGGCCCCGGCTCGGCAGGAAGCTGTGCTCTCACGGGCACTAGGTCTGATCTGGACCTTGTCCCTTAATGCACACGTTTCTACATCTGGACTCTCCGGCAATAAACTGGCATCTCTGATAGAGACAAAGTTCTAGATGAGTCGGAGGCTAAACCACCACCTCATAGGTACCTCCCTGGCTCCAGCGCGGCAAAGGCTCTGCAATCagcagtattaaaaatatatcatgtggccctggccggttggctcagcggtagagcgtcggcctggcgtgcgggggacccgggttcgattcccagccagggcacacaggagaagcgcccatttgcttctccaccacccccccttcctctctgtctctctcttcccctcccgcagccaaggctccattggagcagagatggcccgggcgctggggatggctccttggcctctgccccaggcactagagtggctctggtctcggcagagcatcgccccctggtgggcacagcgtcgcccctggtgggcatgccgggtggatcctggtcgggcgcatgcgggagtctatctgactgtctctccccgtttccagcttcagaaaaatacaaaaaatatatatatatatgtcatgtgCACAAAAGAAAGATGATTTATAGTGGTGCTCTCATAGATGTGGGATTACGGGttatattcattttctctttgcATACATTCCACTTTCCTAAAAGGTACTGTTTTTGCAATTAAAAGCCagacatttagaaaaattaaaccaGTGCGCTTGAGTCTGACTTGACCACAACGGCCTTCCCAAGGCTTCTCTAACCACAGAGTCTTGcatcttcacctgaccaggcggtggcacagtagataagagtgtcagactgggacgtggaggacccaggttcaaaaccccgagatcactggctcgagtgtggggctgctggcttgagcatgggatcacagacgtgaccccatggtcgctggtttgaagcccaaggtcattggcttgagcaaagggtcactcgctctgatgTAGTCCACccccttcctggtcaaggcacatatgagaaagcaatcaatgaacaactaaggagccacaacaaagaattgatgcttctcatctctctcccttccagtctgtctgtctgtccctctctctgagtctctcagtctctgtcaaaaaaaaaaagaatcttgtatCTTGGTAAAAAACTGCTACAGGAGTGTGTGACACATTTCGTTATGTAAATACCACCTTTCAAGATACTCTTAGAATTGCGATTACCAGAATGATTTCTATTTGAGGTGTGATCTATCTCAGAAACTGTTTAATCAACTAAATAACTTTTTCTCAAAAGTAAAACTTGAACTAGAAAAACCAGATAATTTTGTTAAGATTACAGGGCAGCCTCGGTATGAATTATTTTGGTCTCTATTCTGATGCGAATGGTTTCCTCACTAAATTTATCCACTATACCTACTTTTCGTCCCGAGCTTGCAGACATGCTCCAGAAAGGGTTCATAACGTGTACTCCACTCAGAGAAATTCAGCAGTTTGCGTCATCAAACTCTCCTGTCCCCAAAATTCACTTTACCTAAAATGAGATGGGAGAACAAACATACTAACACCAAAAGTTAGGACTTCTGAAATAACTAGGAACCAACtctaacaataaaaatacaacataacaTTATATAATACAGAGTTATAAAAACCTCGGGAAAAACATTGTCAGAAAAAGTTTCCTCCAATACCCCCTCCCACCTTTTGACTCCCGTTTCTGTCCCACCTTTATAAATGCCCAGAGGAATCTGGGTGCCCAGTGCTTGGCCAGGATTCAGAATACTCAGTGACACAGCTCCGCAATGGTGCCAGAGATGCAGAAGATAGGGGCACAGCAGTTGCTACCAGCATAGTATCTAGACTTTTGGGAATGCCAGGATCACAATGCACCATACCCACAGCGAGTATGGTGATGAAGTCAAGCACTGTTCTTGGTTATGGATCTAGATGAGCTGTCTCAAAACTAGTagccaaagaagaaaaacagagtgGAAGAAGAGCATGTAAAACAGAGGGCTAACTGGGTCGTCCCGTCGGGACCGTCCTTAAGAAATGACCTTTTTCAACTGCCTGATATACAGGAACTGCAGGAGGAGGCCTTCAAGAATTTGCCATCCAATACATGCCAATGCAACTGAGGAGTGCAACAGAGACGTCACCAACACATCACCCGAGCTTTAAGCAGTGGGCAAGAGAGCATGTCTGTAAGGTCACAAAGCAGCAGACCATTTACTAAAAATACTAAGGAAAAACAAGTTGAGCTCTAAGAACAGCAAGTTGTCAGCTCTGGCAACTTCCCACAGGAAAAGCAGAGCTTCTATGAAGTCCTATTTGCACCAACCTGAAGGCTGATGGTGAAAAGGGTCAAAACTTAGCCACATTTTACTAAATTCATAAAAAGCAAATCATTAGAGAATCATGTACCAAATGTCCATAGTCAGCAAAAATGTGTTTTCTGACAAGGCTATGACACCCATACCCCACCAGTGCCAAttactgttgttttgttttccaagaCATGATGCCACCTGGTAATTTATTTCAAAGGAATGAGGATCTAGTTCTTCCACAGACCTGTTGACCTGTAGCCAGTAAACACCAACTTACTGCAGAGTGCTCTGCAAATCTGCCCTGAAGATGCCTACGATACACATGAAAATAGGACAGCagaaatggagggggggggggggcgcattcTCCTGTTTAGACCAAATGAAAACATCTGTTTACAGGTCCAGAGTAATGTGCAACTCCCCATTGTCATCTAGGACAGACCTAATTTAACAAGAGACCCTGTCCCCCGGGGACACTGTGATCACCACCTGGTAAATTTACTGGGGTGGATTGCTCACCTGTAATGTCCCCTCCAAGTCTCTAACACATAATAATGCTATGAGTTTGcctttaaaaatcaaaacctgtCCCCAGTTCCTCCTGTCCAAGCAGGAGGTATGTTGTCTATTGCCCGTTTCCAGCAGCAACATAGTCACCTGGAGAAATTATAACACACTTTATTTGGGGAGTAACTACACCATTTAGAAGCTGTCCAGTCTGCCCAGGCACAGTATAGCACTTCCCAACAGGAGTGGCACAAATAGAAGGGAGACGTAAGATACGCCTAGTCATTAGGAAACAATTTTAGAATTTCTGCCTGTTAGGCCATACAACAAAACATGACTGCCTTCCTTTATATCACAAAGCTAAGAAATCAAGATCGTGGACCTCACGAATGATCCGTACATGGCATGCGCCAAAACTTAGAGCCGTGTGCTGCTTTTCCATGTATCCTATTCCCCACACACATCACCTCAACACATCACCCCAAACAGCCTTAAATTCCATGGTAAAAGGCGACGGAGCGGGGCCCAGAGGAAAGACGGGAACGGCCTCGGTGTGCCCCGGCTCGCTGGGGACAGCCGGGACGGGCACCAGGCACAGGGCGGAAACCCATCTCCGCGCACGCTGAGAATCTGGACAAACCTGTCCCGACGTGATGCAAGGCAGGGCCATGTCCAGCCTCACGGCTACCCCGCAACGGCCCTGGCCGCGAGCCCTCCGGCCGGGGGCGCTGAGAGTCTCCGAGGCCTGGGatacccctcacccccaccacgGCTAGGGCGCAGGGACGCCGGGGAGGGCGGGACCTGGACGGGGCAGGACAGTGGCCCGCCTCCTGCCGGGCCAGCCCGGCCCAGCTCCGGGGCAGACCCCGCGCAGTCCGAGCCGGTCCCCGGCGGCTGGCGCAGCAGGTGCCTGCAGACGCGGACAGgtgcccggccccgcccccacgTCCCCGCGCGGCTGCCATCGCTCCGGAGCCAACAGCGCCCCGCAGGACAGAGAAATGCCGGCCTGAGGACGCCGGCCGCCGGGTGTAAGGACTCCGCGGCCCTCACACGCCCGCCGGCCGGCCCGGCAGCGCACCTCACCTCAGTGCCTCCAACGCAGGGCTCCCAGCTGCTAAGCGCCCTCGCGGCCGGACAGCATCTCTGCCCGCAGCGCCAGCCCGGCCCCTGCCCGctcccctccccgcccgccccgccctaCTCTCCGCGTCAGGCTCCACCCCTGCCTCACGCCTCTGGTCTCCTGTGCTTCCGCCCAGCCTCCTGGCAGCAAGTGGTTCCCACAACTGTCAGTCAAAGACGCTCTTCCGGGGGGCGCTGGGACCACCGCAATTCGTCCTGCCAATCAAATCTACTCCATTCGGGTGGGGCACCACTTGACCCGCCCCTTACGTAACAACGCCCTAAGCGAATCGTCATGCCCCCAAGTATAGGCCACGGAGACCAACAAGCGCCTGTACATAATTGGTCAACAGCGTCAGCCAGTCACCACAGAGACCCGCCCACATGTTTGTGCGTGGCTGCTGCAGCCATTCAGGAAGGCTGTGACTGCGGGTTTTCCTGGCCCGGGCAGGGCGGGGCCTGGCACCGCGCTGGAGTCTCCAAGAAAGAATCTGGGCGGTGGGCCGCTTGCGCGCGTGACCGCCGGTTCCACCTCGTACTTCCACGGCGCCTGGCCCGGCACAGCAGCCGAGCCCCCGACGACCGCCTTAGCGGGGAACGAGACAGTCTATCAGATCGGGAGAACCTGGAAGAACACTGTACACCCGTTTTCTGCGTCAGAGCGGCGGAGCTCATGGACACCTGCAAGGGGACCCAAACTCCCAAGTCAGCCCTGCCAGCGCAGCTTTGAAATCTGTACGTGTGGACCCTGAGGAAGAAGGTACCTACTAAGAcgggctcctggtggctaactaGGCTCAAAGTGAAGAGCAGAGCCCAGCGGCCATTTCTAAACGGGCCCCTCGGCAAACCCCACgtcagggagaagcctgcactaaGCTGCCTGCCTGCAGGTGCTCCTGCTGTCTAAGCCAGCCTTTATAAAGTGGTTCTTGGTCCGATTTCAACCAATGGGACTGATATTTACCCCATTCAGTTGGGAGCTTTGCAGCTCTGTCCCCGTCAGCAGCTTTACTCATCAATCAAAGCGactccattctgaccaatcaggatagtgctttttggaccaatcaaacggCACGGATTTGGAGGCCTCCtttgcatgaggacagaccaaATCAGGGGCAGGGATTTCTGCCTCTATAAGTCGGCTCCCCTTTGGCTGCGCCCTCTCCCTTTACGTGGACTTTGTCCCAGGGCCACCTCCCAGCATTGCTGCGTCATAACTGAGCTATACCACCAATGATCTGCTCCAGACCACTGTTCTCACAGCCCTGCCGCATCACAGTTGAGCTGTTTCCTTCAGCACCACCTCCCCAGTGGGGGACTCCTGTTGGCATTGCATTGGCACCAATGACCATCAATTGACAAACATAGCAGATTCAAAatgtgggatggggtgggggtggcgagTGCCAGGAATTTACACTTGTCACAAGTTCCTCAGGTTCTGTGGCATACTTTAGTTGGAGAACCTCTCGCCGGGCATGGTAGCTCTGGTCCTTTGAtttctaacttttatttatttttaccttacaAGCTTTCTCTTTGATCTGGAACACTTCTACCAACTCTTAACACTGCTGGAAAGCTTTCCACAGAACAAAAAGCCACTTCAGACTGAATAAACTCTAAACTCAGTCTGACCTACAGGGCACACCCTACACTGGCCTCGTTCCTGTATCCCCGTCTCATTTCCCATGTGGTCCCCAGACTGACTCTGGCTGCTGCCCTTGGCTTTCATGCTTCCGGGCCCTTCCTTACAATGGTGCCTTCCCTTGGGGTGCTCAGCCAATCTCCATCTAACTCAGAATCTCACTCTCAGAAGAGGAGAAATAGTTTCTGACCAGGATGTTTGTTCAATTTTTGGTGGCCTTTGCCATTCTGGTAAAATGGCCTTCTCGTTCAATGGCAGACAGCCAAACTCTGCTAGAGCTAATCCCAAGGGTAGGTTCTGAAGGCCAACTTCCTCCCCTCGCTGAAAACAGTCCTAAGCCACTTCCTTTGGTCCGGTTTGAATACTCTTAGGAATGTTGTGATGCCTATAGTATTAGTCTCGATCAGCGCAAGAAGGCAAGCAGGAAATCCTTTTTTCTGGCCGCAGGTAGTCTCCCTGGACACCTCTCTCTTTTGCAGGCTCATCTCCCAGCGTTTTTCCTGATCTCACCCTCCACTGGCTTCTTGGCAATCGCACCCCTTCCTCAAGCTACATGGAGGTCTCAGTTATGTTTCTCCAGCTCAGACCTCTCCACTGAGCCTCGGATGCGTGTATCCCACTGCACACTTTGGCTCCAATACCTCAGACACACAGCAGTGAGAATTCTCACAGCTGCACATGCCAGAAAACCAACTTAAACTGGCTTACATGCCAAGGGGGTTTCTCAGGGCAGAGCAGGCTCCAGGGCGGCAGAGTTAACTTCAGGCACACCCAGGTGTGTCAATGTCTAGCGAAACAAAGATCTTTTTCTTCACCTGATCTATCAGAGCAAAAACACCTTTCCCAGAAGCTCTCTAGACACAGTAACCATGTTTCGGTGACAAGTAGTGAGTCACTGGGTCTCCACCCACAATCAATCAAGGGCAAGTGGAATGAATCTGATCTAGATTCACCCTGGATCCCTGGACTGTAAGCAGAGGAGTGGCATGATCAGATTTGTATTTGGAAATGGCAGCTTTGCATAGAGAACAGATTGTAGGGCCACGAGAATAGGAGAGTATTTGGGAAACCATTGTAACAGTTCAGCAAGAAACGAGTGCACGAATTTGATTGATACGGAGAAGAGAATGACTTCTGGAGTCAGTTAAGAGGTGGAACAGGCCGGACGTGGCCATGGGTTAGAATTGGGTGAAGGAGTGAAGACGAGGGAAACAGCAAACCCATCCTGATTATGGGAGAGTGGGAGGGAACCTGGTTGTTTCGGACAGGTGATGTTTGGAGTGTTTCTGTAAGTACTGTTGCTTGTGAACCTGGTAGCCAGTTACTTGTTCATTGCTGACACAGCCTCGAGTTTTGTTAAGGATCCCAACCCTTCAGTGGTTTCCCCATCACCCTTAGACCAAACACCAGAACCCTCATGGCGGCTGTGGACGCATCATGGCAGGGCCAACCCCTGTCTCAGCCCCACCTGTCCCAGGCTCCCGCTACTCGCCTTTTACTCCCTTGCAGGCACGATGCTCTCCCACCCTGCCCCGCCACTAGAGGGGGCTTTGTGCTGGATGATTCCTCTGCCTGGAGCCCTCATGCCTCTGCCTCTTCACCCCATCTCGGCTGAAACACCACTTCCTG contains:
- the AKTIP gene encoding AKT-interacting protein isoform X2; this encodes MNPFWSMSASSGRKRSDGEEKTLTGDGKASPPRSAPKKQLPSIPKNALPVTKPTSPAPTAQPTNGTHASYGPFYLEYSLLAEFTLVVKQKLPGVYVQPSYHSALVWFGVIFIRHGLYQDGVFKFTVYIPDNYPDGDCPRLVFDLPVFHPLVDPTSGELDVKRAFAKWRRNHNHIWQVLMYARRVFYKIDTASPLNPEAAVLYEKDVQLFKSKVVDSVKVCTARLFDQPKIEDPYAISFSPWNPSVHDEAREKMLTQRKPEEQHNKSVHVAGLSWVKPGSVQPFSKEEKTGAT
- the AKTIP gene encoding AKT-interacting protein isoform X1 yields the protein MNPFWSMSASSGRKRSDGEEKTLTGDGKASPPRSAPKKQLPSIPKNALPVTKPTSPAPTAQPTNGTHASYGPFYLEYSLLAEFTLVVKQKLPGVYVQPSYHSALVWFGVIFIRHGLYQDGVFKFTVYIPDNYPDGDCPRLVFDLPVFHPLVDPTSGELDVKRAFAKWRRNHNHIWQVLMYARRVFYKIDTASPLNPEAAVLYEKDVQLFKSKVVDSVKVCTARLFDQPKIEDPYAISFSPWNPSVHDEAREKMLTQRKKPEEQHNKSVHVAGLSWVKPGSVQPFSKEEKTGAT